In Wenyingzhuangia fucanilytica, the following are encoded in one genomic region:
- the rho gene encoding transcription termination factor Rho yields the protein MFEISQLKAKTLADLQEIAKTIGLKKTSQLKKLDLIYKILDEQAAHEAAKQVNTQKQAEENKPTPVKKARVARKPKSTPVTTQETATEEIVEEKEVVKTKERKPRATEKTQEKNQEKPQKAPRNNHKNNEGKNTENKGNNNPNQPQNNNPNNPPRNNKNNPRNNKNNKGKSLKDPNYEFDGIIESEGVLEMMPDGYGFLRSSDYNYLSSPDDVYVSQSQIKLFGLKTGDTVKGNVRPPKEGEKYFPLIRVSKINGLSPKEVRDRVSFEHLTPLFPDEKFNLSGGRSSLSTRIMDLFAPIGKGQRGMIVAQPKTGKTMLLKDIANAIASNHPEVYQLILLIDERPEEVTDMQRSVRGEVVASTFDEPADKHVKVANIVLEKAKRLVECGHDVVILLDSITRLARAYNTVAPASGKILSGGIDANALHKPKRFFGAARNIEGGGSLTIIATALTETGSKMDEVIFEEFKGTGNMELQLERNIANRRIYPAIDLIKSSTRRDDLLLDEKTVQRMWVLRKYLADMNPVEAMEFIKDRIKSSRNNEEFLISMNG from the coding sequence ATGTTCGAAATTTCTCAATTAAAAGCAAAAACTCTTGCGGATTTACAAGAAATTGCAAAAACAATTGGATTAAAAAAAACAAGCCAACTAAAAAAGTTGGATTTGATTTACAAAATTCTAGATGAGCAAGCTGCTCACGAAGCTGCCAAGCAAGTCAATACTCAAAAACAAGCTGAAGAAAACAAACCAACTCCTGTTAAAAAAGCTAGAGTAGCTAGAAAACCTAAATCAACTCCTGTAACAACTCAAGAAACAGCTACAGAAGAAATAGTAGAAGAAAAAGAAGTTGTAAAAACAAAGGAAAGAAAACCTAGAGCTACAGAGAAAACTCAAGAAAAAAATCAAGAGAAACCTCAAAAGGCTCCAAGGAATAACCACAAAAACAACGAGGGTAAAAACACTGAGAACAAAGGAAATAATAATCCTAACCAGCCTCAAAACAACAACCCTAACAATCCTCCTAGAAACAATAAAAACAACCCTAGAAACAACAAAAACAACAAAGGTAAAAGTCTTAAAGACCCTAACTATGAGTTTGATGGTATTATAGAAAGTGAAGGAGTGTTAGAAATGATGCCAGATGGATATGGATTTTTAAGATCTTCTGACTACAACTACCTATCTTCTCCAGATGATGTTTATGTATCTCAATCTCAAATAAAATTATTTGGATTAAAAACAGGAGATACCGTAAAAGGAAATGTTAGACCTCCAAAAGAGGGAGAAAAATACTTTCCATTAATTAGGGTTTCAAAAATTAATGGATTATCACCTAAAGAAGTTAGAGATCGTGTTTCTTTTGAACACCTAACTCCCCTTTTCCCAGATGAAAAATTTAATTTATCTGGAGGTAGAAGCTCATTATCTACAAGAATTATGGATTTATTTGCCCCTATTGGAAAAGGGCAACGTGGTATGATTGTAGCTCAACCAAAAACAGGTAAAACAATGTTATTAAAAGACATTGCTAATGCCATTGCCTCTAATCACCCTGAGGTCTATCAATTAATTTTATTGATTGATGAAAGACCTGAAGAAGTTACAGACATGCAACGTAGTGTTCGTGGTGAAGTTGTTGCTTCTACTTTTGATGAACCAGCAGACAAACACGTTAAAGTAGCTAATATTGTTTTAGAAAAAGCAAAACGCTTAGTAGAATGTGGACATGATGTTGTGATTCTTTTAGATTCTATTACTCGTTTAGCAAGAGCATACAACACTGTAGCACCTGCATCTGGTAAAATACTATCTGGAGGTATTGACGCTAATGCTTTACACAAGCCTAAACGTTTCTTTGGAGCTGCGCGTAATATAGAAGGTGGTGGTTCTTTAACCATTATTGCTACAGCATTAACAGAAACAGGTTCTAAAATGGACGAAGTAATTTTTGAAGAATTCAAAGGTACTGGTAACATGGAACTACAACTAGAAAGAAACATTGCTAACAGACGTATCTACCCTGCTATTGATTTAATTAAATCTAGTACACGTAGAGATGATTTACTATTAGATGAAAAAACAGTACAGCGTATGTGGGTGTTAAGAAAATATCTTGCAGACATGAATCCTGTAGAAGCTATGGAGTTTATCAAGGACAGAATTAAATCCTCTAGAAACAATGAGGAATTTTTAATCTCTATGAACGGATAA
- the prfA gene encoding peptide chain release factor 1: MLEKLRIVKQRFDEVSDLIIQPDIISDQKRYAKLNKEYKDLSKVVEKGNEYENLLSNITEAKEIIADGSDAEMVEMAKMELEEGTERIPQLEEEIKFMLIPKDPEDAKNVIVEIRAGTGGDEASIFAGDLYRMYTKYAASRGWKTEVEDIAEGTSGGFKEVIFSVTGDDVYGDLKFESGVHRVQRVPQTETQGRVHTSAATVMVLPEAEEFDVQINNADVRVDYFCSSGPGGQSVNTTYSAVRLTHIPTGIVAQCQDQKSQHKNKDKAMKVLRSRIYEMELAKKLEADAAQRKTMVSSGDRSAKIRTYNYPQGRVTEHRIGLTLYDLSKIIDGDIHKIIDELKLTENTEKLKELGEANI; the protein is encoded by the coding sequence ATGTTAGAAAAGTTAAGAATTGTTAAGCAACGTTTTGATGAAGTGTCAGATTTGATTATTCAACCAGATATTATTTCTGATCAAAAACGTTACGCTAAACTTAATAAAGAATATAAAGACTTAAGTAAAGTCGTAGAGAAAGGAAATGAATATGAAAATTTACTTTCTAATATAACTGAAGCCAAAGAAATTATAGCCGATGGGTCTGATGCTGAAATGGTAGAGATGGCAAAAATGGAGTTGGAAGAAGGAACTGAAAGAATTCCTCAGTTAGAAGAGGAAATAAAATTTATGTTGATTCCAAAGGATCCAGAAGATGCTAAAAATGTTATTGTAGAAATTAGAGCAGGTACGGGTGGTGATGAAGCAAGTATTTTTGCAGGAGATTTGTACAGAATGTATACTAAGTATGCAGCCTCTAGAGGTTGGAAAACAGAGGTTGAAGATATAGCTGAAGGAACTTCAGGAGGATTTAAAGAAGTTATTTTTAGTGTAACTGGTGATGATGTTTATGGAGACTTAAAGTTTGAGTCTGGAGTACACCGTGTACAACGTGTGCCACAAACTGAAACACAAGGACGTGTACATACTTCGGCAGCAACTGTAATGGTTTTACCAGAAGCAGAAGAGTTTGATGTGCAAATTAACAATGCAGATGTACGTGTAGATTATTTCTGTTCTTCAGGACCTGGGGGGCAATCGGTAAACACTACGTATTCAGCCGTACGTTTAACTCACATTCCTACAGGAATTGTAGCACAATGTCAGGATCAAAAATCTCAGCATAAGAATAAGGATAAGGCCATGAAGGTGTTGCGTTCTCGTATTTATGAAATGGAATTGGCAAAAAAATTAGAAGCTGATGCTGCTCAAAGAAAAACAATGGTAAGTTCTGGAGATAGATCAGCAAAGATTAGAACCTATAACTATCCACAAGGTCGTGTAACTGAACATAGAATTGGTTTAACGCTATATGATTTGTCAAAAATTATTGATGGTGATATCCATAAAATTATTGATGAATTAAAGTTGACTGAGAATACCGAAAAGTTAAAAGAATTAGGAGAAGCAAATATTTAA
- a CDS encoding 3'-5' exonuclease, giving the protein MNLELNRPIVVFDLETTGVNIASDRIVEISILKVFPNGNKESKTWLVNPEVEIPKGASEVHGITNEKVANEPTFKELAPKVYELIKGCDLAGFNSNRFDIPLLAEEMLRAEVDFDLTNIKFVDVQTIFHKKEQRTLSAGYQFYCGKDLEGAHSAEADTNATYEILLAQIEKYDDIGTTVNELSSYSSHQKRADFAGFIQFNDDDVEIFTFGKYKNRTVLEVLAENPGYYNWIMNADFPLYTKKVLTNIRLKSLNNKLK; this is encoded by the coding sequence ATGAATTTAGAACTAAATAGACCAATTGTTGTTTTTGATTTGGAAACAACAGGTGTTAATATAGCATCAGATAGAATAGTAGAAATCTCAATACTTAAAGTGTTTCCTAATGGAAATAAAGAAAGTAAAACTTGGTTGGTGAACCCTGAAGTAGAGATACCAAAAGGGGCTTCTGAGGTTCATGGAATTACAAATGAAAAAGTAGCAAACGAGCCTACTTTTAAAGAATTAGCTCCTAAGGTTTATGAGTTGATTAAAGGATGTGATTTAGCAGGGTTTAATTCAAATAGATTTGATATTCCATTATTGGCTGAAGAAATGTTAAGAGCAGAAGTAGATTTTGATTTAACAAATATAAAATTTGTTGATGTTCAAACAATTTTCCATAAAAAGGAACAAAGAACATTAAGTGCGGGATATCAATTTTATTGTGGAAAAGACTTAGAAGGGGCGCACTCTGCCGAAGCAGATACCAATGCTACTTATGAAATTTTGTTAGCTCAAATAGAAAAATACGACGACATAGGTACAACTGTAAATGAATTAAGTAGTTATTCCTCTCATCAAAAAAGAGCAGATTTTGCAGGTTTTATTCAGTTTAATGATGATGATGTAGAGATTTTTACATTCGGAAAATATAAGAATAGAACAGTGTTAGAGGTTTTAGCTGAGAATCCAGGCTATTATAATTGGATTATGAATGCGGATTTTCCGTTATACACTAAAAAGGTTTTAACCAATATTAGACTAAAATCTTTAAACAATAAATTAAAATAA
- a CDS encoding glycoside hydrolase family 3 N-terminal domain-containing protein, whose protein sequence is MKYTFLLFVSFGLTLFAQNSNETSITVDEPLVAKDSFAQKVWVDTLLSKMTLDEKIGQLFMVQAYSNKDDLHKKEITDLIEQYHVGGLIFMQGSPEKQVNLYNDYQSKSKVPLLVGFDGEWGLSMRIKPSFAFPWNMTLGAVQNDSLIYQVGKQIGIHCKEVGVHINFAPVVDINTNPKNPIIGNRSFGEDRENVTQKSIAFIKGMQSVGVLANAKHFPGHGDTAADSHKTLPVVNFDINRLDSIEMYPYKQLAKSNLASVMVAHLDVPALKTEKGRPTSISKRVITDLLKNKIGFKGLVFTDALNMKGVANYMPADSVALEALRAGNDMLLIPVDVEKGIATIRKAINDGLVSETRLDSSVVKVLQAKYWTGLNNLELLKTANLQQRIHTQKDDLLFKKIAENAITLVKNNDDFLPLTRLDTLSIASISLGDESSSEFVKTIDKYKSVSVVKGVNQSNYKNKLEKYNTVVIGVHKSDATPWKSYEISKSDIYLINQIAKHKKVILTVFASPYALLKLNGFNNISNVIVAYQNNSVFQSVAAQQIFGALPFLGKLPVSVSKQFSVGSGVVTKSINRLQYGTPEEEGMDSVKLSKIDSIAEYVISDKMSPGLQVLVAKNNKVVFEKSYGYYTYEKKQKVNNNSMYDLASLTKILGAFPLYLKAFEDGVYHLDDTLGDLLPMYKDSPLGDLLVIDMFAHQSGLKAWLPFYLKTLDSVSHQPMKKWYTKVKGNGYDVKIADSLFLKNEYIDSIYQEIKITPLRDKRDYKYSGLPFLLFKKVLENHYHKTMDVLLAENFTNYLGADKLLYTPLNKYHKDSIVPSEDDQYYRYQKLKGNVHDMAAAMFGGVTGNAGLFGNANDVAKMMQLYLNKGVYGNRKFFKSNTFDNFNKSYFINRDNRRALILDKPSFDPKVLNTCNCVSDKSFGHSGFTGTFAWADPESGLIYVFISNRTYPSMDNNLLGQKDIRTKIQQLIQQAIIQ, encoded by the coding sequence ATGAAATATACTTTTCTACTATTTGTTTCATTTGGTCTGACTTTATTTGCTCAAAACTCAAATGAAACAAGTATAACTGTTGATGAACCTTTAGTGGCTAAAGATAGTTTTGCTCAAAAAGTTTGGGTAGATACCTTGTTGTCTAAAATGACTTTAGATGAAAAAATAGGTCAACTGTTTATGGTACAAGCATATTCCAATAAAGACGATTTGCATAAGAAAGAAATTACTGATTTAATTGAGCAGTATCATGTAGGTGGATTAATTTTTATGCAAGGAAGTCCTGAGAAACAAGTTAATCTGTATAACGATTATCAGTCTAAAAGTAAAGTTCCTTTACTAGTTGGTTTTGATGGAGAGTGGGGATTGTCTATGCGTATCAAACCATCATTTGCATTTCCTTGGAACATGACTTTAGGAGCTGTTCAAAACGATTCACTGATATATCAAGTAGGAAAGCAAATAGGGATTCATTGTAAAGAAGTTGGGGTTCATATCAATTTTGCACCAGTGGTAGACATCAATACAAATCCTAAAAATCCAATTATAGGGAACCGTTCTTTTGGAGAAGATAGAGAAAATGTAACTCAAAAATCTATAGCATTTATTAAAGGAATGCAGAGCGTAGGTGTTTTAGCAAATGCCAAACATTTTCCTGGTCATGGTGATACAGCAGCAGATTCTCATAAGACACTGCCTGTCGTGAATTTTGATATCAATAGATTGGATAGCATTGAGATGTATCCGTACAAACAATTGGCAAAGTCAAATTTAGCTAGTGTAATGGTGGCTCATTTAGATGTTCCTGCTTTAAAAACGGAAAAAGGTAGGCCTACTTCAATTTCAAAAAGAGTAATTACAGATTTATTAAAAAACAAAATAGGTTTTAAAGGATTGGTTTTTACTGATGCTTTAAATATGAAAGGGGTTGCAAATTATATGCCTGCTGATAGTGTGGCTTTAGAAGCTTTAAGAGCCGGTAATGATATGTTGTTAATTCCTGTAGATGTTGAAAAAGGAATAGCTACTATTCGTAAAGCGATTAATGATGGTTTGGTGTCTGAAACTAGATTAGATAGTTCTGTTGTAAAGGTTTTACAAGCTAAATATTGGACGGGCTTAAATAATTTAGAATTATTGAAAACGGCTAATCTTCAACAAAGAATACATACCCAAAAGGATGATTTGTTATTTAAAAAAATAGCAGAAAACGCTATTACTTTGGTAAAAAATAATGATGATTTTTTGCCTTTAACTAGATTAGATACTTTGAGTATAGCTTCTATTTCTCTTGGAGATGAAAGTAGTAGTGAATTTGTTAAAACAATTGATAAATACAAATCGGTTTCAGTTGTAAAGGGGGTAAATCAATCAAACTATAAAAATAAATTAGAAAAGTATAATACTGTTGTTATAGGTGTGCATAAATCTGATGCGACTCCATGGAAATCATATGAAATTTCTAAATCTGATATCTATTTAATCAATCAGATAGCAAAACACAAAAAGGTAATTTTAACAGTTTTTGCAAGTCCTTATGCTTTGCTAAAACTAAATGGTTTTAATAATATATCAAATGTTATTGTTGCTTATCAAAACAATTCGGTATTTCAATCTGTAGCTGCACAACAGATATTTGGGGCTCTTCCTTTTTTAGGAAAATTACCAGTTTCTGTATCTAAACAATTTAGTGTTGGGAGTGGAGTAGTTACTAAATCCATCAACAGGTTGCAATATGGAACTCCAGAAGAGGAGGGGATGGATAGCGTTAAATTATCAAAAATTGATTCTATTGCAGAATATGTGATTTCTGATAAAATGTCTCCGGGATTACAAGTTTTGGTAGCAAAAAACAATAAGGTTGTTTTTGAAAAATCGTATGGTTATTATACTTATGAAAAAAAACAAAAAGTAAATAACAACTCTATGTACGACTTGGCATCGTTAACCAAAATACTAGGAGCATTTCCCTTGTATTTAAAGGCTTTTGAAGATGGTGTCTATCATTTAGATGATACTTTAGGAGATTTGTTGCCCATGTATAAAGACAGTCCTCTAGGTGATTTGTTAGTAATAGATATGTTTGCGCATCAGTCTGGATTAAAAGCTTGGCTTCCTTTTTATTTAAAAACTTTAGATAGTGTTTCTCATCAACCCATGAAAAAATGGTACACTAAAGTTAAAGGCAATGGTTATGATGTTAAAATTGCAGATAGTTTGTTTTTAAAAAATGAATATATAGATAGTATTTATCAAGAAATTAAAATAACGCCTCTAAGAGATAAAAGAGATTATAAGTATAGTGGTTTGCCTTTTTTGCTATTTAAAAAAGTATTAGAAAATCATTACCACAAGACTATGGATGTGTTGTTAGCTGAAAATTTCACCAATTATTTAGGGGCTGATAAGTTGCTGTATACTCCGTTAAATAAATATCATAAAGATAGTATAGTTCCATCAGAGGATGATCAATATTATAGGTATCAAAAATTGAAAGGAAATGTTCATGATATGGCAGCGGCAATGTTTGGAGGTGTTACAGGAAATGCAGGGCTTTTTGGAAATGCCAACGATGTAGCTAAAATGATGCAGTTATATTTAAACAAAGGTGTTTATGGAAATCGTAAATTTTTCAAATCAAATACATTTGATAACTTCAACAAATCATATTTTATTAATAGAGATAACAGAAGGGCTTTAATTTTAGATAAACCATCTTTTGACCCTAAAGTTCTTAATACTTGCAACTGCGTTTCTGATAAAAGTTTTGGTCACAGTGGGTTCACAGGTACTTTTGCCTGGGCGGATCCTGAATCAGGATTGATATATGTATTTATTTCTAATAGAACCTATCCAAGTATGGATAATAATTTACTTGGTCAAAAGGATATTAGAACTAAAATTCAGCAGTTAATCCAACAGGCTATAATACAATAG
- a CDS encoding ABC transporter ATPase — MYVPYQTLPETSRVWVYQSNRKFKEKEIEKINKMTTDFVEQWTRHGENVRGSFTILYDQFLIIAVDQDFVEVSGCSIDASVKLVQQIQVQLKVDMLNKLAIAYKESDEIKVVPMSDFTHLAKSGIVNADTIVFNNMVNSIKGVNTMWEVPAKQSWHARFFN, encoded by the coding sequence ATGTACGTTCCATATCAAACTTTACCAGAAACTTCTCGTGTTTGGGTATATCAATCAAATAGAAAGTTTAAAGAGAAAGAAATAGAGAAAATTAATAAAATGACTACTGATTTTGTAGAGCAATGGACTAGACATGGAGAAAATGTTCGTGGTAGCTTTACTATTTTGTATGATCAATTTTTAATTATTGCAGTAGATCAAGATTTTGTAGAAGTGTCTGGGTGTTCTATAGATGCTTCTGTAAAATTAGTACAGCAAATTCAAGTACAATTAAAGGTAGATATGCTTAATAAATTGGCGATTGCTTATAAAGAAAGTGATGAGATAAAAGTTGTGCCTATGTCAGATTTTACGCATTTAGCAAAATCTGGTATAGTAAATGCAGATACCATAGTATTCAATAATATGGTAAACTCTATTAAAGGAGTTAATACTATGTGGGAAGTGCCTGCAAAACAAAGTTGGCATGCTCGCTTTTTTAATTAG
- a CDS encoding DUF4293 domain-containing protein: MIQRIQTLYLLSVFVITGVLTNFFSFFTLNDGVSLFLTNTIMYNSVLVKSVGVFFVLSALMSLVAVFSYKKRQNQFVVNRLNILINFYLLSVLMYLSLTLSGETQISEKGIGIYFPIVNIVLLVMANKAIRKDEDLVKSVDRLR, encoded by the coding sequence ATGATTCAAAGAATTCAAACATTATATTTGTTATCTGTATTTGTTATTACAGGAGTATTGACTAATTTTTTTTCTTTTTTTACTCTAAATGATGGTGTTAGCTTGTTTTTAACAAACACTATTATGTATAACTCAGTTCTTGTAAAATCAGTAGGAGTGTTTTTTGTATTATCAGCATTGATGTCTTTAGTAGCTGTTTTTAGCTATAAAAAAAGACAAAATCAATTTGTTGTAAACAGATTAAATATTCTGATCAACTTCTATTTATTAAGTGTATTGATGTATTTATCTCTAACATTATCTGGAGAGACTCAAATCTCTGAGAAAGGTATTGGGATTTATTTTCCGATTGTTAATATTGTTTTGCTAGTCATGGCGAACAAGGCAATTAGGAAGGATGAAGATCTCGTAAAATCTGTAGATAGATTACGATAA
- a CDS encoding gamma-glutamylcyclotransferase family protein, whose translation MYKLFTYGTLQDETVQQMLFNKKIKGIPDSIIGFDKKEINLEGNIYPILIKNQKSLEKIKGTCYNLSESDILICDEYEGCEYKRITTKLTSGIKAWVYISSKE comes from the coding sequence ATGTACAAACTCTTTACTTACGGTACATTACAAGATGAAACTGTGCAACAAATGCTTTTTAATAAAAAAATAAAAGGTATTCCCGATTCAATTATTGGGTTTGATAAAAAAGAAATAAATCTAGAAGGAAATATTTACCCAATACTAATCAAAAACCAAAAATCATTAGAAAAAATAAAAGGAACATGTTACAATTTATCTGAATCTGACATTCTTATTTGTGATGAATACGAGGGATGTGAATACAAAAGAATTACAACTAAATTAACCTCTGGAATTAAAGCTTGGGTTTATATCTCTTCCAAAGAATAA